One genomic region from Knoellia sp. p5-6-4 encodes:
- a CDS encoding GAF and ANTAR domain-containing protein: MQEPIPRESTEAFASLAELVYTGSSSQEVLDAICRAALDIVPGADHACISTLEKGMRLRTLAASDAVARLMDSLESEAQEGPCLDSIVGDSVQRDEDIASSSTWPVLAELTLSRTPIRGMLGFRLQQGAGGRSALNIFSDTPGALTEESVGVGAMLAAFTSVALAAAEHLSSVESLRRGLDSNREIGKAVGLLMAAHSVDDEEAFAILRSASSRTNTKLAALAERINTAHRQQLG; encoded by the coding sequence ATGCAGGAGCCCATCCCCCGCGAGTCCACTGAGGCGTTCGCCTCCCTCGCCGAGCTCGTCTACACCGGATCCAGCTCCCAAGAGGTCCTGGACGCCATCTGCCGCGCAGCGCTCGACATCGTGCCGGGAGCCGATCACGCCTGCATCTCCACCTTGGAGAAGGGCATGCGGCTGCGCACGCTCGCGGCCAGTGATGCCGTGGCGCGCCTCATGGACAGCCTGGAGAGCGAGGCACAGGAGGGGCCGTGCCTCGACAGCATCGTCGGGGACTCCGTCCAACGCGACGAGGACATCGCCTCGTCATCGACGTGGCCCGTCCTCGCCGAGCTCACGCTGAGCAGGACGCCGATCCGCGGCATGCTCGGGTTCAGGCTCCAGCAGGGAGCCGGCGGACGCTCAGCCCTGAACATCTTCTCCGACACCCCGGGAGCCCTGACCGAGGAGTCGGTCGGTGTCGGCGCCATGCTGGCGGCCTTCACCTCGGTGGCGCTCGCGGCCGCCGAGCACCTGTCCAGTGTCGAGAGCCTGCGCCGGGGACTGGACAGCAACCGTGAGATCGGGAAGGCGGTCGGGCTGCTGATGGCCGCCCACTCGGTCGATGACGAGGAGGCCTTCGCCATCCTGCGCAGCGCCTCGAGCCGGACCAACACCAAGCTCGCTGCCCTCGCCGAGCGGATCAACACCGCCCACCGGCAGCAGCTCGGCTGA